The following coding sequences are from one Halictus rubicundus isolate RS-2024b chromosome 11, iyHalRubi1_principal, whole genome shotgun sequence window:
- the LOC143359024 gene encoding histone-arginine methyltransferase METTL23 — protein MPGLEESILHDSSSPTESLMSDGIVSEQVKKFLFTSRKTQDNVECNERLEIYIPELLQASYSFYTWPSAPVLAWFLWEHKEELIGKRVLELGSGTALPGILASKCGAIVTLSDSASLPRSLQHIRRSCELNGILSQVQIVGITWGLFLSSLFSIGPLDLILGSDCFYEPAVFEDIVVTIAFLLERNPHAKFLCTYQERSTDWSIEHLLNKWNLTCTHISLADLGTDSDVNIYDLMQDHTIHLLSIQRAT, from the exons ATGCCAGGTTTAGAAGAAAGTATTTTACACGATAGCAGTTCACCCACAGAGAGCCTAATGTCCGATGGAATTGTTTCGGAGCAAgtgaagaaatttttattcacctCTCGTAAAACCCAGGACAACGTAGAGTGTAACGAACGCTTAGAGATTTACATTCCGGAg TTACTTCAGGCTAGTTATAGCTTTTATACTTGGCCTTCCGCACCTGTACTTGCTTGGTTTCTTTGGGAACACAAAGAAGAACTTATTGGAAAAAGAGTTTTAGAACTTGGGTCTGGCACCGCGCTTCCTGGGATTTTAGCTAGCAAATGCGGTGCTATAGTAACTTTAAGCGATTCTGCTAGCTTGCCGAGAAGTCTACAACATATAAGAAGAAGTTGCGAGCTGAATGGAATTTTGTCTCAGGTTCAAATCGTTGGTATAACATGGGGATTGTTTTTATCTAGTTTATTTTCCATTGGACCATTAGATTTAATTCTTGGATCGGACTGTTTCTACGAGCCAGCCGTGTTCGAAGATATAGTTGTCACAATTGCTTTTCTATTGGAGAGGAACCCTCATGCAAAATTTCTCTGCACGTACCAAGAACGAAGCACGGATTGGTCGATAGagcatttattaaataaatggaATCTCACTTGCACCCATATATCGTTGGCTGATCTTGGTACAGATTCTGATGTAAATATATATGATTTAATGCAGGACCACACTATCCACTTACTAAGTATACAACGCGCAACTTAA
- the LOC143359026 gene encoding acyl-CoA-binding domain-containing protein 6, whose product MMSLEETFNKAASYLQTLASELNSNELLKFYALYKQATVGPCNIPQPSWFQMKAKQKWETWKNLNDMSCDTAMISYIEELTKLCPTWEKDVESEPQKWVAVSRLLNAEEQISDTDKTLLDWIKEGHEEKVLEVLDKEQRLVNSIDADGLLPIHWAADRGHVRIIELLIKKGANVNSQDSDGQTPLHYAAFCGHVDVVKYLLSIGAESIEDNDGMKPKDVADVNTLSYLHSME is encoded by the coding sequence ATGATGAGTCTTGAGGAAACATTCAATAAAGCTGCGAGCTACTTGCAGACGTTAGCATCCGAATTGAATTCGAACGAGCTCCTCAAATTCTATGCTTTGTATAAACAGGCAACGGTTGGTCCATGTAATATTCCACAGCCTAGTTGGTTCCAAATGAAAGCTAAACAAAAATGGGAAACATGGAAAAATCTGAACGACATGAGCTGCGATACTGCTATGATTAGTTATATAGAAGAGTTGACGAAACTGTGTCCCACCTGGGAGAAAGATGTAGAATCTGAACCGCAGAAGTGGGTTGCTGTTAGTCGATTGCTAAATGCAGAAGAACAGATAAGCGACACAGATAAAACCCTTTTGGATTGGATAAAGGAAGGTCATGAAGAAAAGGTACTGGAAGTACTGGACAAAGAGCAACGACTTGTGAATTCAATAGACGCGGACGGTTTGCTACCGATACATTGGGCTGCGGATCGTGGTCACGTGAGAATCATAGAACTTTTAATTAAGAAAGGAGCAAACGTGAATTCACAGGACTCGGACGGTCAAACCCCATTGCATTATGCAGCGTTCTGTGGACACGTTGACGTTGTAAAATATTTACTTTCCATTGGTGCAGAATCTATAGAGGATAACGATGGTATGAAACCCAAAGATGTTGCTGATGTTAATACGTTGTCTTATTTACACAGCATGGAATAG
- the Sirt7 gene encoding sirtuin 7 — MEEAGNEKFLSRRRSAALKAFKVKDERVATFKKVAAILQKRETDRTTEENGILLSCSDVVKEVNLRQEKRHRVKARLEEVEDAPEILEEKCIRLAAAISRASSLAVYTGAGISTAASIPDYRGTNGVWTRLQQGKDIGNHDLSLAEPTITHMALYALYKARVLKHVVSQNCDGLHLRSGIPRTLLSEVHGNMYVEVCRTCKPYREYWRLFDVTEKTARYSHGTGRLCHRCSSVLQDSIVHFGERGNLPWPINWNGATRAAKQADVILCLGSSLKVLKKYPWLWQMDRPIHKRPSLYIVNLQWTPKDENAVLKVNGKCDEVMRRVMAQLGLEIPQYNRAKDPIFFHAVRLKSSEQCTTSQPCLEEPSNAAHKELTEITANYQEDMEPETKEDKDCISPKKITETMSSYSAPFFTALPFLSMGLPFPPMYMCPQLTPFFYYPFIQIPDVAINMPKPKPACTFCMENEGSLTCIYYPQDTDNLLIESDSKQIQDSETLVIETDSPIAPPKNPGWFGKGYRKGMKKKR; from the exons ATGGAGGAGGCTGGTAACGAGAAGTTCCTATCGAGAAGGCGTTCTGCTGCACTTAAAGCATTCAAAGTTAAAGATGAACGAGTGGCAACGTTTAAGAAA GTCGCGGCGATTTTACAAAAACGCGAAACAGACAGAACTACAGAAGAAAATGGGATACTTCTTTCCTGCAGTGACGTAGTAAAAGAGGTTAATTTGAG ACAAGAGAAGAGGCATAGAGTAAAGGCCAGATTAGAGGAAGTGGAAGACGCACCAGAAATCTTGGAGGAGAAGTGCATACGGTTGGCTGCAGCGATTAGCAGAGCGTCGTCGTTGGCTGTTTACACTGGTGCTGGCATCAGTACAGCTGCTTCTATTCCCGATTACAGAGGAACCAATGGTGTTTGGACTCGCTTACAGCAAGGGAAAGATATTGG GAATCATGATTTGAGTCTGGCGGAGCCTACGATAACCCATATGGCTCTCTACGCTTTGTACAAGGCACGAGTTTTGAAGCATGTAGTGTCTCAGAATTGTGACGGACTCCATTTGCGCAGTGGGATACCTCGTACGCTTTTATCCGAAGTTCACGGGAATATGTACGTGGAAGTTTGTAGAACATGCAAACCATACAGAGAGTATTGGAGACTGTTTGATGTTACAGAAAAGACTGCTCGGTATTCGCACGGTACTGGTAGATTGTGTCATAGATGTAGCTCTGTTTTGCAAGATTCGATCGTTCATTTCGGCGAGAGAGGCAACCTCCCGTGGCCAATAAATTGGAATGGCGCGACGAGAGCGGCGAAACAAGCGGACGTTATACTGTGTTTAGGTTCCAGTTTAAAAGTTCTAAAAAAGTATCCGTGGTTGTGGCAGATGGACAGGCCGATTCATAAACGTCCCTCCCTGTACATTGTGAATTTGCAGTGGACTCCGAAAGACGAGAATGCAGTTTTAAAAGTGAACGGAAAATGCGACGAAGTGATGCGAAGAGTGATGGCTCAACTCGGGTTAGAGATACCGCAATACAATCGTGCTAAGGATCCAATATTTTTTCACGCTGTAAGGCTCAAGAGCAGCGAACAATGTACAACAAGCCAGCCCTGTTTAGAAGAACCGTCTAACGCTGCTCACAAAGAGCTGACTGAGATCACCGCCAACTATCAAGAGGACATGGAGCCTGAAACCAAAGAGGATAAAGATTGCATCTCTCCTAAAAAAATCACCGAAACCATGTCTTCTTATTCAGCGCCTTTTTTCACCGCATTGCCATTCTTATCGATGGGTTTACCGTTTCCACCGATGTACATGTGTCCTCAATTAACACCGTTCTTTTATTATCCGTTTATACAAATACCGGACGTGGCTATAAACATGCCGAAACCGAAGCCAGCCTGTACTTTTTGTATGGAGAACGAGGGTTCTCTCACTTGTATTTATTATCCACAGGATACGGATAATCTTTTAATAGAATCTGACAGTAAACAGATCCAAGATTCGGAAACGTTGGTGATTGAAACCGATTCCCCGATAGCACCACCAAAAAATCCAGGTTGGTTCGGCAAAGGTTATCGCAAAGGCATGAAAAAGAAGCGGTAG